Proteins encoded together in one bacterium BMS3Abin08 window:
- the nnr_2 gene encoding bifunctional NAD(P)H-hydrate repair enzyme Nnr, with amino-acid sequence MKIVNAEEMREIDRVTIEEYGITSSVLMERAGLAVVGRIMDLCDPSKRVVVLSGGGNNGGDGLVVARNLHNKGLDVSVYLLSTTDRLSRDCKSQFTIAKKTGLKISEGILPGTGDLQNVVVVDAVIGTGLNKPVKEKIAGLIERVNDAGNTVFAVDIPTGISSDDGKVMGAAIRADVTVTFGLPKLGHVLSPGAEHSGKLYIEDIGFPHELLTREGPAVELIDKDLAGPLLPSRVRDSYKGMYGHVLVVGGSQGKTGAALLSARAVLRSGAGLVTIASAGPVIDSVAPAILEEMTLPLPCTDDGTVSPEGVEEVLGFLHERADVVAIGPGLGREKATVGFILEVIRRSPLPMVIDADALFALSTLDKRELPGFIKSLRPPSVLTPHIGEMARLLRIKPGDIKGDPIGIARKLSEDTGCCIVLKGSPTIVASPEGRVFINSTGNPGMSTAGTGDVLTGMIASLTGQNLPPLEASILGVYLHGLAGDIAAERTGEHSLIAGDVIEGIPGAFSRFRA; translated from the coding sequence ATGAAGATTGTAAATGCAGAAGAGATGAGAGAGATTGACAGGGTTACCATCGAGGAGTACGGTATCACCTCTTCCGTGCTGATGGAACGCGCGGGGCTTGCAGTTGTCGGAAGGATTATGGATCTCTGCGACCCTTCCAAAAGGGTCGTTGTCCTTTCAGGCGGAGGGAACAACGGGGGTGACGGGCTTGTGGTAGCACGGAATCTCCATAATAAAGGCCTGGATGTGTCTGTATATCTCCTGTCAACTACTGACAGGTTAAGCAGGGATTGCAAAAGCCAGTTCACGATTGCAAAGAAGACAGGCCTGAAGATCTCTGAAGGTATACTCCCGGGGACAGGGGACCTTCAGAATGTGGTGGTTGTGGATGCCGTCATAGGGACCGGTCTTAACAAGCCCGTCAAGGAGAAGATAGCAGGGTTGATAGAGAGGGTGAATGATGCCGGGAATACCGTTTTTGCTGTTGATATTCCTACAGGCATATCATCGGATGACGGAAAGGTTATGGGTGCTGCAATCAGGGCCGATGTTACGGTTACATTCGGTCTGCCGAAGCTCGGCCACGTTCTTTCACCCGGCGCTGAGCATTCGGGCAAACTCTATATTGAGGATATAGGCTTCCCTCATGAACTCCTTACCCGTGAGGGGCCGGCTGTTGAACTGATTGATAAGGACCTTGCCGGTCCTCTTCTGCCTTCAAGGGTGAGGGACTCATATAAGGGGATGTACGGGCATGTACTGGTAGTAGGGGGGTCGCAGGGAAAGACCGGAGCGGCCCTGCTTTCAGCCAGGGCGGTCCTGAGGTCGGGGGCCGGGCTTGTAACCATAGCTTCAGCAGGCCCTGTCATTGATTCCGTAGCCCCTGCAATCCTCGAAGAAATGACCCTCCCGCTCCCTTGTACCGACGATGGAACGGTCTCCCCTGAAGGGGTTGAGGAGGTTCTCGGTTTTCTGCATGAGAGGGCCGACGTTGTTGCCATCGGTCCGGGGCTCGGGAGGGAAAAGGCAACGGTTGGCTTTATACTCGAGGTGATAAGGAGATCGCCTCTCCCCATGGTGATTGATGCAGATGCACTCTTTGCCCTCTCAACGCTGGATAAAAGGGAGTTGCCGGGATTTATTAAAAGCCTGAGACCCCCTTCGGTTCTCACCCCGCACATTGGAGAGATGGCCCGGCTTTTGAGGATAAAGCCCGGTGATATAAAGGGTGACCCGATAGGGATTGCAAGGAAACTCTCAGAAGATACGGGCTGTTGTATCGTGCTGAAGGGGTCTCCCACCATCGTTGCATCCCCTGAAGGCCGGGTTTTTATCAACAGCACCGGAAACCCCGGCATGTCAACTGCTGGAACAGGTGATGTCCTTACCGGCATGATCGCATCCCTTACCGGACAGAACCTCCCGCCACTTGAGGCATCAATCCTCGGTGTATATCTCCATGGACTTGCAGGCGATATCGCAGCAGAAAGGACGGGAGAGCACTCCCTTATTGCCGGAGATGTCATTGAAGGAATCCCCGGTGCCTTCAGCCGGTTCAGGGCATAA